CCTGAAGGCCGGCTGTGACCCACGGTTGGCTGACGACAGCGGGAACACGGCTCTTCACATCGCCTGCAAGAGGGGCTCCCTTGCCTGCTTCAGTGTCATCACCCAGAACTGCCTGTGCCACCTAACCTCCATCATGTCCTTCCCCAATTACAATGGTTAATATTGAATAAACTCTTACACACGAatggattgttttgtttcactttggcAGTGCCTGTTTCTTGAATTTGGTTGTTGACTGAACTTTTCCTAATTTTTATCCTCCCAGGACATAACTGTCTCCACCTGGCATCTATTAATGGCTATATTTCATTGGTGGAAAACCTTTGTCAGCTGGGTGCAGACATAGATGCACAGGTAGGTGTCATTAACTCCTAAATGATGGCAGCcagaattattttttgttaaatgataTCCTAATGAAAAGCAGAGTCACATGCAGGAagctaaaattattttttcacattgtttccCATAGGAACAGTGCAGTGGACGGACGGCTCTCCACCTGGCTGTGGATCTCCAGAACCCCACACTGGTCCGTTGCCTCCTTGACCTCGGCGCCGATGTTAACTGCTTGAACTATGGTGGCTTCACGGCCTACCACCTCACCTACGGGCGACAGAACGAAGAGATCAGGTGCCAGCTGTACGAGAGGACGGCACAGGAGCTGAGGGAGCTGCCCGACAGCGAATCAGATGAGAGTGATATGGAGGATCTGGACCTGTCGGAAGATGAGGTCAGTATCTGATTCAGAATGACAGAATTGTTAGGCATCTCATAAGCAAAGATTTCATATGATCATGTTTTTAAGGTATAGGTTCCTAAAGgttcctctttttaaattttctttcctACAGCTGTATGACGACATAAAGTTCGGAAAGTAAACAGAACCAACCCTTTACTGATGGTTTGAATAACAGTGAAGCTGCTATTGGGTTGCCCAGCCACGGCCCCCAATGAGGGACATATCGGTACCTGTCCAGCGTCCAAGTCCACGGGTGCTGGCCCTGGGATCAAAAACGTGAATGAAGATGGCGTTCAGTCTGGTCAAAGCCAGTTGCACTCTGTGCCAAGAACCACGAAAACAGCAAGACCATGACCCCCATGTAGTCcttctgtatactgtataaatatatattgatGTGTATATACCAGACATGtaatatattgtaaatacaGAGATATTATTTTTGTACCTGTACATATGTTTTGTGAATTTAAACACTATTAACAAACATGCTGAGAATAAAAAGTCTATGAATATAAAGAGCTCGGACTACTGTGTTTCCTACACTCAgcattaattttatttccttCCATGTGATGACTATTTCATGGCTTttccacaatgtaaaaaaagcagcatttctcACTTACACACAGTGATGAGGAAGAGAGTCATCACACAGACTTGTGAAagatacacagacaaaaatgatcACACTCAGCCACTTATAGCAGTCTGGGATTTCCTTGTTGGGGCGAAGACACGGGTCTCTGAGTCACTGCGTTGAAAGTCCCTGGGCAGAACAAGAGGAGGTTAATGTACTTAAATATTCCGCCCCACCCTGCAAGTACTTTTGAATAGCAGCTAGGAACTGGCAATGACTAGAAATACCAAGGAAACTTTGTAAGGaggaaatgttttacaaaaatgGGAAGATGCACCAAAGAGAGTTAGTAGTACTATTGTGTCAAAATGATCAGGAAACTTTGTTGGAATTTTTAAGAaagaaattacaataaataacTCAGGGTTACTTGCAATTAAGCACTACTTGCTCTGTTTCTCAGTATGAAGTAAAATTGGAGCCAACACTTACTTAGAAAATGTCTCGAGTGATTAGGTTTAATAGTTGTGTGTTCTGTAGCCTGTAATTGTCCACAGGGCTGTAAACATGAACTTTACAGGACTGCAGCCGGATTTTTCAAGGACCAAGGAGGAAGATGTTGCTTCTTAAGGACAGTGGAAATTACATAAGAGATTTAAACATTAATCAATGTAAGAGGTCCCAAAAATTATGACTACATTTAGGATGAGAAAACATCATATTTCAGCTGAATTTCTGTTTCTGCTAATAGCTGCAAAAAGGGACAAGAGCTGATGGGAAATGATTTAAAAGCAAGTGAGAATGACTTGCTGATGAAATGTTATCATCATATGGTAATGACCAAATCCTGTCCATGCTGAGCTGGACAGGGTCATTGACTATAATGCTAATTGACCCCCCCCcagaacaaatacacaaacacacacagacacacacacactagagcCCATATGTCAGCTTTATCAAAACCATTCTTAAGATTTAAGGGGAATGGCTTTTCCCTTCACAAAGAGAAACTAGTTGTGTTCTACGATATATCCGATGAGTATAAGTAATCCATTTTGGTCATGATATACGTGAGTAGAGAAAAAAAGccgaaaatgttgaaaaaattagGTCAAATCAAGTCTACTTCATTCATAGTGTAGTAACATAACCTCACCACAGTGTATGTCAATTGATTTTTATTGCATTGAGAGCCACAACAGGAAGCTCAGAGGTAGAGCTCTGTACCCACTCATGTTCCATAAACATTTCCCCTGCTGCTAAATTCAACTGACAGATGAAAAATCGGCTGATGAAACAAAAGATTTAGTTTACATGATGAGGGGTTAAACAGTGTGTCTATGTCTGTTGTGTGTGAGGCAAAAATCTGACTAAAGTCtgtaaaaaggcaaaaagctCCATGTGCATAAAATCATATGCGCCacaataaatagtaaaaatataTCAAGGACAGCTGTTATTTTActccaaaaacttttttttttttttattattgaatgAAACAGTAGGGTAAATGTACAGCAAACAAAGATAACACCGGTCTCCATCTGGGAACTGCATATCCCTTCATGCTCTAACTTAATCCAACAGGTGACACGTCTCTGCCAGCTCAGTCCCGCTCTGCCAAGGACACCAGGTGGGTGTCCACTTCAATCTCTGTCAGAatcctaaagaaaaaaaatagttaaataaattATGATTCTCATGTCCAAAATCTATCTTAACCTTTACTAAAGCTGCCACAATTCACTGATATATTTGTTTACTGATTAATAGAAAATTTAAGTTAGTTTACATCAAATTTTAAGCAAAATCATTCACTCATATTTGAGTATTTGATGCTCTTCTGTGCcaaatatgataataaactgaatatctttgggggTTCTGAGTACATCTCCTTATGCTGtgggcacgcacacacaaacaaaaatatatacacacacaaatatatacacacacgtacacacacacacacatacacacaaatatatatatatatatatatatatatatacatacatacatatacacacacatacatatacatacataaacacacgcgcacacaaaaacacacatatatatataaaaatatatacatatacacatgcagaaacacacatataaatatacacacacataaaaacacatatataaatatacaaacatacatatatataaatatatacacacatatttatacacacacacacacatacatacataaacacatacatatatgcatatatacatacacacacacatgcatgcatacacacacacacacacacacacacacatatacatacatacacacacacgtgcataaacacatacatacacacacatacatatatatacacacacccacacacacacacacacacacacacacacacacatacatacacaaacatatgtatacatatatacacatacatacatacacaaacatatgtatacacatatacacatacatacatacacatacatatgtatacacatatacacatacacagatacattCACATAAagatatataaacacacacacgtgcatacacacgcacatacatacataaagatatataaacacacacacgtgcatacacacgcacatacatacatatacacatatatataaacacacatatacatacatacatatacacatatataaacacacacatatacatacatacatatacacatatataaacacacacatatacatacatacatatacacatatataaacacacacatatacatacatacatatacacatatataaacacacacatatacatacatacatatacacatatataaacacacacacacatacatacatacatatacacatatataaacacacacacacatacatacatatacacatatataaacacacacacacatacatacatatacacatatataaacacacacacacatacatacatatacacatatataaacacacacacacatacatatacacatatataaacacacacacacatacatatacacacacacacatacatacatatacacatatataaacacacacacatacatacatatacacatatataaacacatacacagacacacatacatataaacatatatatacacacataaacagacacacatacatatacacatatataaacacacacacatacatacacatacacatacatacatacacaaacatatgtatacacatacacatacatacatacacaaacatatgtatacacatacacatacatacctacatacacaaacatatgtatacacatacacatacatacctatatacaaatacacatacacaaacataaatacacatacatacgtatatacatatacacattcatatacacacatacatacaaatacatatgtatacacgtatgtgtatgtatatacacatacatatgtatacacatacatgtataaacatacacatgtatacacatatataaacatacacacatacatatgtatacacatatataaacatacacatgtatacacatatacacatacacatgtatacacatatacacatacacatatacacatacacatgtatacacatatacacatatacacatacacatgtatacacatacacatacatacacacatacatacacatacatatacacatacacatacatatgtatacacatatacacatacacatatatatttataaacatgtacatatacacatacatacatacatacatacatataaagatgtatatacatatacacatacatatgtatacatatacataattacacatacatatgtaaacacatacacacatacagatacgtatacacatacacacatacagatacgtatacacatacacacatacagatacgtatacacatacacacatacagatacgtatacacatacacacatacagagataCGTATACACatctacatatacatacatatatacacacacacacacacacacacatacatacacacatacatacacacacacacacacatacatacatatatacacacacatacatatatacacacacatatacacacacatacatatacacacacacatacatatatatacacacatacatatatacacacatacatacatatatatacacacatacatatatatacacacacacatatatatacacacagacatatatacacacagacatatatacatacatacatatatacatacatacatatatatgtatatatgtatacatatatacatatatacatacatacatacatatacatacatacatacatatacatatatacatatctacatatagatacatacatatctacatatacatacatacatatctacatacacatacatatctacatacacacacatacatacacacaaatacacacacaaatacacacacatacacacacatatgtatatacatacacatacatatatatatgtataaacatacatacgtatatacatacacatacaaatacatacgtatatacacacacacacaaatacatacgtatatacacacacacacatacgtatatacacacacacacatacgtatatacacacacacatacgtatatacatatatacacacacacacacacatatatacacacacacatacgtatatacatatatacacacacacacacacatatacacacacacatacgtatatacatatatacacacacacacacatatacacacacacacacacatatatacacacacacacacacacacacacacatatatacacacacacacacacacacacacacacacacacacacacacatatacacacacacacacacatatacacacacacacacacacacacacacacacacatacacacacacacacacacacacacacacacatatatacacacacacacacacacacatacatatacacacacacacacacacacacacacacacacacacacacacacatacatacacacacacacacacacatacatatacacacacacacacacacacatacatatacacacacacacacacacacatacatatacacacacacacacacacacacacacatacatatacacacacacacacacacacacacatacatatacacacacacacacacacacatacatatacacacacacacacacacacacacacacacacacacacacacatacatatatacacacacacatacacacacacacacacatacatatatacacatacgtatatacatacacacacacatacgtatatacacacagacataagtatatacacacacatacataagtatatacacacacatacatacataagtatatacacacacagacatacacatatacatatatatacacacacatacacacatatatacacacatacacacacatacacatatatatacacacacatacacatatatatacatacacatacatacatacctacatacacatacatacacatacatacatatacatacatacacatacatatatacatacacatacatacatatacatacatacacatacacacatatgcatatacacacatatgcatatacatacatatacatatacatacatatgcatatacatacatatacatatgcatatacatatgcatatacatatgcatatacatatacatacatatacatacatattcatatacacatacatacatacacatacacatatatacatacatacatacgtatatatatacatacgtacatacgtatatacatacatacatacatacatacgtatatacacacacatacgtatatacatacatacatatatatacatatacacacatatatacatatacacacatatatacacatatatatatacacacacttatacacacacacgtatatacacataatatatatatacatatatatatatacacacacacatacatatatacacacacatacgtatatacaaacgtatatacacacatacgtatatacatacatatgtatatacatatatatatacaagcatacgtatatatatatacccatagatgtatatatatacacatagatgtatatatatacagacacacacacacatatatacacacatatatatatatacatacatttatacatatacacacatacatgtatacatatacacacatacatgtatacacatatatatatacacatatatatatacacacacatacatgtatatatatacacacacatacatgtatacatatatatacacacatacatgtatacatatatatatacacacacacatgtatacatatatatatacacacacatacatgtatacatatatatatatacacacacatacatgtatacatatatatatatacacacatatatatatatatatatacacacatacatgtatacatatatatatatacacacacacatatatatatatacacacacacatatatacatatatatatatacatac
This genomic stretch from Xiphias gladius isolate SHS-SW01 ecotype Sanya breed wild unplaced genomic scaffold, ASM1685928v1 HiC_scaffold_735, whole genome shotgun sequence harbors:
- the LOC120787843 gene encoding NF-kappa-B inhibitor alpha-like, yielding RPLHLAIIHEATEHALQMIKLSNNHPFLNLQNHQRQTALHLAVITEQPQLVEKLLKAGCDPRLADDSGNTALHIACKRGSLACFSVITQNCLCHLTSIMSFPNYNGHNCLHLASINGYISLVENLCQLGADIDAQEQCSGRTALHLAVDLQNPTLVRCLLDLGADVNCLNYGGFTAYHLTYGRQNEEIRCQLYERTAQELRELPDSESDESDMEDLDLSEDELYDDIKFGK